A portion of the Musa acuminata AAA Group cultivar baxijiao chromosome BXJ1-1, Cavendish_Baxijiao_AAA, whole genome shotgun sequence genome contains these proteins:
- the LOC135655213 gene encoding short-chain dehydrogenase/reductase SDRA-like gives MSKGIEVMGVVCHVSNPHHRHDLIEKTVQKYGHIGIVVSNAAANPSVDNILDTRASVLDKLWEISYLPQSSMAMYGVTKTALLELTKALAAEMSELYSSWICAHTFC, from the exons ATGTCGAAGGGAATCGAGGTGATGGGGGTGGTCTGCCACGTTTCGAATCCCCATCACCGGCACGATCTCATCGAGAAGACCGTCCAG AAATATGGTCACATAGGCATAGTTGTGTCGAATGCTGCTGCTAATCCGTCAGTGGATAACATTCTGGATACCAGAGCGTCAGTGCTTGATAAACTTTGGGAGATCA GTTATCTTCCGCAGTCATCCATGGCCATGTATGGTGTCACAAAGACTGCTCTTCTCGAGCTTACTAAG GCTCTTGCTGCTGAGATGAGTGAACTGTATAGCTCCTGGATTTGTGCCCACACATTTTGCTGA
- the LOC135655067 gene encoding RPM1-interacting protein 4-like: MAQRGHVPRFGDWNQNAAYTTYFETARKGKATGSNIVNPNDPEQSPELHKPGALAAEPSYPYPKQGPVNQQPKPNNGREERQLEGGYAPAPPQSRNSSQRTTVDRYGRNHAAARRNPGEVGYIPSPSPVSPSRAGNARGGLAGRQRATAVPKFGEWDATDPKSTPGYTVIFNQVKEDKKASTAAHLPKVPVQPTRSPATAEKPYRNDDSCWTALFPCLRPNVRY; the protein is encoded by the exons CAACGGGGACATGTTCCACGTTTTGGTGATTGGAACCAAAACGCTGCCTACACGACATACTTCGAAACGGCACGCAAGGGGAAAGCTACTGGATCAAACATTGTCAATCCTAATGATCCTGAGCAGAGCCCGGAGCTCCACAAGCCTGGGGCATTGGCTGCAGAACCCTCGTATCCATATCCTAAACAAGGCCCGGTGAATCAACAGCCGAAGCCAAACAATGGCAGGGAAGAACGACAACTTGAAGGAGGATATGCACCAGCTCCGCCGCAGTCCAGAAACAGCAGCCAGAGAACCACCGTGGACCGATATGGTAGAAACCATGCAGCGGCACGCAGGAATCCAGGAGAAGTCGGCTACATCCCTTCTCCGTCGCCGGTATCACCTAGCAGAGCAGGAAACGCTCGTGGAGGCCTAGCC GGGCGGCAGAGAGCCACGGCGGTGCCCAAGTTTGGTGAATGGGATGCAACCGATCCTAAATCTACTCCAGGTTACACAGTCATCTTCAACCAAGTTAAAGAAGACAAGAAGGCGAGCACCGCAGCTCATCTGCCCAAAGTTCCTGTCCAACCAACGCGATCTCCAGCCACCGCCGAGAAGCCGTACCGAAACGACGATTCCTGTTGGACCGCG CTGTTCCCTTGCCTACGTCCAAACGTCAGGTACTGA